From a single Phragmites australis chromosome 7, lpPhrAust1.1, whole genome shotgun sequence genomic region:
- the LOC133924158 gene encoding uncharacterized protein LOC133924158 gives MPIAARKAIPARPAVSGRRPKNSAGSVACVQERGDRGMKDLASCFSEHAVRISDVACSGGANAATEAGAAGGGKAAVSAVTSVYRSRLSASGKDLLIDVTWSRSPDGPALSVAVHEAASRHRAGAAAPRHLHKKKGSGTFTAGSCVVGVFWDFAAARYHGAGPEPVSGFYVAVIADAEFVLLLGDMSRGYVERLHGGIPIAGSRIARRRERFVGCGYWSTKARFSESGSEHEIGVGLDGDAEGWVIVDGRKVVQLRRLRWNFRGSHTIFLDAGAPVDMTWDLHGWLFNAGGEPHTSSPCAVFTFQTRGASETRLWTEDDDYTDGEEQDKPAGARRQKPGGGGASGQGFCLLIQGFKGFSKST, from the coding sequence ATGCCCATCGCTGCCCGCAAAGCCATCCCAGCACGCCCGGCAGTGAGTGGTAGGCGGCCGAAGAATTCCGCGGGGAGCGTCGCGTGCGTCCAAGAAAGAGGAGATCGAGGCATGAAGGACCTGGCGTCGTGCTTCAGCGAGCACGCGGTGCGGATCTCTGACGTCGCCTGCTCAGGCGGCGCCAATGCCGCGACGGAGGCCGGGGCAGCCGGGGGAGGGAAGGCGGCGGTGAGCGCAGTCACGAGCGTGTACCGGTCGCGGCTCTCGGCGTCAGGGAAGGACCTGCTCATCGACGTGACGTGGTCGCGGTCGCCCGACGGGCCAGCGCTCTCCGTGGCCGTCCACGAGGCCGCCTCGCGccaccgcgccggcgccgctgcGCCGCGGCACCTGCACAAGAAGAAGGGGAGCGGCACGTTCACGGCGGGCAGCTGCGTGGTGGGTGTGTTCTGGGACTTCGCCGCGGCGCGGTACCACGGCGCCGGGCCCGAGCCCGTCTCCGGGTTCTACGTCGCCGTCATCGCCGACGCCGAGTTCGTCCTCCTTCTGGGCGACATGAGCCGTGGGTACGTGGAGCGGCTGCACGGCGGGATACCGATCGCCGGGTCCCGGATTgcgcggcggcgggagcggTTTGTGGGGTGCGGGTACTGGTCCACGAAAGCGCGTTTCTCAGAGTCCGGCTCGGAGCACGAGATCGGCGTCGGGCTGGACGGCGACGCGGAGGGGTGGGTGATCGTGGACGGCCGGAAGGTAGTGCAGCTCCGGCGGCTGCGGTGGAACTTCCGTGGCAGCCACACCATCTTCCTGGACGCCGGCGCGCCGGTGGACATGACGTGGGACCTGCACGGCTGGCTCTTCAACGCTGGCGGCGAGCCCCACACGTCTTCCCCCTGCGCCGTATTCACGTTCCAGACGCGTGGCGCGTCCGAGACAAGGCTGTGGACGGAGGATGACGATTACACCGACGGCGAGGAGCAGGACAAGCCGGCTGGGGCCCGGCGGCAGAAGCCGGGAGGTGGAGGGGCGTCGGGGCAGGGGTTCTGCCTGCTGATCCAAGGCTTCAAGGGCTTTTCCAAGAGCACTTAA